A region of Pyxidicoccus parkwaysis DNA encodes the following proteins:
- a CDS encoding SDR family NAD(P)-dependent oxidoreductase yields MKLISSSAIVTGAGQGIGLGIASRLMRDGANVLLFGRTASKLEAAAEELNRAMEGRTRAVALAGDVVRSQDVARAIEVATREFGLPGILVNNAGTATLRPVLELPEAEFDDIMDINLKGPFLFTQALAKALVAAKQPGSIVNISSLNQLAVTDGLAHYCASKAGLANFTKVAASELGRYGIRVNVVAPGAIRTPLAEMAGLMQGPMGREFLAHTPLGKMCGEPEDVAKVVSFLCSDLASWMTGDTLSVDGGNHIRGLHSYADTLGLTRPVEG; encoded by the coding sequence ATGAAACTGATTTCGAGCAGTGCCATCGTGACGGGCGCGGGACAGGGCATCGGACTGGGAATCGCCTCGCGCCTCATGCGGGACGGCGCCAACGTCCTGCTCTTCGGAAGGACGGCCTCGAAGCTGGAGGCCGCCGCCGAGGAGCTCAACCGGGCGATGGAGGGGCGCACGCGGGCCGTGGCCCTGGCGGGGGACGTGGTCCGCTCGCAGGACGTGGCGCGAGCCATCGAGGTGGCCACTCGCGAGTTCGGCCTGCCGGGCATCCTGGTGAACAACGCGGGCACGGCCACGCTGCGTCCCGTCCTGGAGCTGCCGGAGGCCGAGTTCGACGACATCATGGACATCAACCTCAAGGGCCCCTTCCTCTTCACCCAGGCGCTCGCGAAGGCGCTCGTCGCGGCGAAGCAGCCGGGCTCCATCGTCAACATCTCGTCGCTGAACCAATTGGCCGTGACGGACGGGCTTGCCCACTACTGCGCCTCCAAGGCGGGGCTCGCGAACTTCACGAAGGTGGCGGCCTCGGAGCTGGGGCGGTACGGCATTCGAGTGAACGTCGTGGCACCGGGCGCCATCCGCACGCCGCTGGCCGAGATGGCGGGGCTCATGCAGGGGCCCATGGGACGCGAGTTCCTCGCCCACACGCCGCTGGGGAAGATGTGTGGCGAGCCGGAGGACGTGGCGAAGGTCGTGTCGTTCCTGTGCAGCGACCTCGCGTCGTGGATGACGGGTGACACCCTCTCCGTCGACGGCGGCAACCACATCCGCGGGCTGCACAGCTACGCGGACACGCTGGGCCTCACCCGTCCCGTGGAGGGCTGA
- a CDS encoding tRNA-uridine aminocarboxypropyltransferase: MSRRDSPRPRCQSCNLPSQLCMCAEIPRVETRTRFLVLQHLMEMGKKSNTGRVAVQALANARLLVHGALAEPLDTAVLSEPGTWLLYPDGPAAPADAPAPRQLVVLDGSWSQARKMTQRIPALRTLPRLVLPPPPPGLLKLREPTHPAGMSTLDAIARAVAVLEGPEAAAPLERLAALRVQRIAECGTLN, translated from the coding sequence ATGTCTCGCCGTGATTCTCCGCGTCCCCGCTGCCAGTCCTGCAACCTCCCGTCACAGCTGTGCATGTGTGCCGAGATTCCCCGGGTGGAGACGCGCACCCGGTTCCTCGTCCTCCAGCACCTGATGGAGATGGGCAAGAAGAGCAACACCGGGCGGGTGGCCGTGCAGGCCCTCGCCAATGCCCGGCTGCTCGTCCACGGAGCCCTGGCCGAGCCGCTCGACACCGCCGTGCTCTCCGAGCCCGGCACCTGGCTGCTCTACCCGGATGGCCCCGCCGCGCCAGCGGACGCGCCCGCGCCGAGACAACTGGTGGTGCTCGACGGCAGCTGGTCCCAGGCGCGGAAGATGACCCAGCGCATCCCCGCGCTGCGGACGCTGCCCCGGCTGGTGCTGCCGCCGCCACCGCCCGGACTGCTCAAGCTCCGCGAGCCCACGCACCCGGCCGGGATGTCCACGCTGGATGCGATTGCGCGCGCGGTGGCGGTGCTCGAAGGACCGGAGGCGGCCGCGCCGCTGGAACGGCTGGCCGCGCTCCGCGTTCAGCGCATCGCCGAGTGCGGAACGCTCAATTGA
- a CDS encoding cation:proton antiporter translates to MEVFEITIALLLAGAALTALSKRLGTPYPAMVALAGAGLALVPGTPTLVLDPELALTLFVAPVLLDAAFDASLRDLRANWRPVAGLAIGAVALTIVVVAVVARLLVPDMSWAVAIALGAIVAPPDAAAATAVLKQLHPPYRLLVILEGESLFNDASALLIYRLAVGAAVAGTLSTASVVPLLLFVTVGSVVLALVLSRVIIFVTGRIQDVAIAVVVQFCGTFAVWMLAERLHLSGILTVVVFAMATARRAGDLIPARIRIPSYAVWEFATFVLNVLAFILVGFQLKGILSRIDSHTLIEYTGIAGAVCLATILARIAWVWGAAAFSRWLCRPGPDGKTKHQQTVALSKPTAAVVGWCGMRGIVTLAAALALPTGGAESAAFPYRDLVLFTAFAVVLGTLVVQGMTLRPLMNALQLKDDGSVEREVRLARVETLRAALNATAELPGDEMTGLLRRRYEVMLRRAEAERANADSSLHGEPVSDGRAFSFDVDIARKATSAERQRLVALRADGTIGDAAFQRVEQELDLEELDLQQLIPGSGAGEPA, encoded by the coding sequence ATGGAAGTCTTCGAGATCACCATCGCCCTGCTGCTCGCCGGCGCGGCCCTCACCGCGCTGTCCAAACGCCTCGGTACCCCCTACCCGGCCATGGTGGCGCTCGCTGGCGCGGGGCTCGCGCTCGTCCCCGGCACGCCGACCCTGGTCCTGGACCCCGAGCTCGCGCTCACGCTCTTCGTCGCTCCCGTGCTGCTGGACGCCGCGTTCGATGCATCCCTGCGAGACCTCCGGGCGAACTGGCGACCCGTTGCCGGCCTCGCCATCGGCGCCGTGGCGCTCACCATCGTCGTCGTGGCGGTAGTGGCCCGCCTGCTCGTGCCCGACATGTCGTGGGCCGTCGCGATTGCGCTCGGCGCCATCGTCGCGCCTCCCGACGCGGCGGCGGCGACGGCCGTGCTCAAGCAGCTCCATCCGCCCTATCGGCTCCTCGTCATCCTCGAGGGCGAGAGCCTCTTCAACGATGCGAGCGCGCTGCTCATCTACCGCCTCGCGGTCGGTGCGGCGGTCGCCGGGACGCTGTCGACGGCGAGCGTGGTTCCGCTGCTCCTCTTCGTCACCGTGGGCAGCGTGGTGCTCGCGCTCGTGCTGTCGCGAGTCATCATCTTCGTGACCGGGCGAATCCAGGACGTCGCCATCGCGGTCGTCGTGCAGTTCTGCGGGACGTTCGCGGTGTGGATGCTCGCGGAGCGGCTCCATCTCTCCGGCATCCTCACCGTGGTCGTCTTCGCGATGGCGACCGCCCGCCGCGCCGGGGACCTGATTCCGGCGCGCATCCGCATTCCGTCGTACGCGGTCTGGGAGTTCGCCACCTTCGTCCTGAACGTGCTCGCCTTCATCCTCGTCGGGTTCCAGCTGAAGGGCATCCTGAGCCGCATCGACTCGCACACACTCATCGAGTACACCGGCATCGCGGGCGCGGTGTGCCTCGCGACCATCCTCGCGCGCATCGCCTGGGTGTGGGGCGCCGCGGCCTTCAGCCGCTGGCTGTGCCGTCCCGGGCCGGACGGCAAGACGAAGCATCAGCAAACCGTGGCCCTCTCCAAGCCCACCGCGGCCGTTGTGGGGTGGTGCGGCATGCGGGGCATCGTCACGCTCGCCGCGGCGCTCGCGCTTCCCACCGGCGGGGCCGAGAGTGCCGCGTTCCCCTACCGCGACCTGGTCCTGTTCACCGCGTTCGCCGTCGTGCTCGGGACGCTCGTCGTCCAGGGCATGACGCTGCGCCCGCTCATGAACGCGCTCCAGCTCAAGGATGACGGCTCGGTGGAGCGGGAGGTGCGGCTCGCCCGCGTCGAGACACTGCGCGCCGCGCTCAACGCCACGGCCGAGCTGCCCGGCGATGAGATGACGGGACTGCTGCGCCGCCGCTACGAGGTCATGCTCCGGCGCGCCGAGGCGGAACGGGCCAACGCCGACAGCTCGCTGCACGGGGAGCCCGTCAGCGACGGCCGCGCCTTCAGCTTCGACGTGGACATCGCGCGCAAGGCCACCTCGGCCGAGCGGCAGCGGCTCGTCGCGCTGCGGGCGGATGGCACCATTGGCGACGCGGCCTTCCAGCGTGTCGAGCAGGAGCTCGACCTGGAGGAGCTGGACCTGCAGCAGCTCATCCCCGGCTCCGGTGCTGGCGAGCCTGCCTGA
- a CDS encoding ComEC/Rec2 family competence protein: protein MANLIVRFMDMGMGDCIVAKLPGGEVLMVDCGSRRDVPRHLQAWNHMSDLVGTDIHALVLTHPDEDHYNRLGPVVPGDPRVQGSVTIHAIYHSMSLDKYTGYEDLVTQQWWGLDASKVFPVTHNSTGCRLGTTTLAKKAANATVALRERDSRGFVKILESTTNPPCNVWILASNVASTNRNPGEMKNAASVVTLIEYGAAKVLLTGDARIETENFLTSYANATLTNLTLAQMPHHGSARETFSRNFIQQLNPNIVLASVVGQNSDNCPNRPLLQHYEQFADALPQQASNTFSCWDVTKVPTGKRDSNGNMIDDDIPTFVTMTTTQKLWTTELGLVEIELDSNGTEVS, encoded by the coding sequence ATGGCGAACCTGATTGTGCGCTTCATGGACATGGGCATGGGCGACTGCATCGTCGCCAAGCTGCCGGGAGGCGAGGTGCTGATGGTGGACTGTGGCTCGCGCCGCGACGTCCCCCGCCACCTTCAGGCCTGGAATCACATGAGCGACCTGGTGGGCACGGACATCCATGCCCTGGTCCTCACCCATCCGGACGAGGACCACTACAACCGCCTCGGACCGGTGGTGCCGGGCGACCCGAGGGTGCAGGGCTCGGTGACCATCCACGCCATCTATCACTCCATGAGTCTGGACAAGTACACCGGCTACGAGGACCTCGTCACCCAACAGTGGTGGGGCCTCGACGCCTCCAAGGTCTTTCCCGTCACGCACAACAGCACCGGCTGCCGGCTCGGTACGACGACACTGGCAAAGAAAGCGGCCAATGCCACGGTGGCCCTACGTGAGCGGGACTCGCGGGGCTTCGTGAAGATCCTCGAGAGCACGACGAATCCACCGTGCAACGTCTGGATTCTCGCCTCGAATGTGGCCAGCACGAACCGGAATCCTGGCGAGATGAAGAACGCGGCCAGCGTCGTCACGCTCATCGAATACGGGGCAGCGAAGGTGCTGCTCACCGGGGACGCCCGCATCGAGACGGAGAACTTCCTCACCAGCTATGCGAACGCGACGCTGACGAACCTGACGCTCGCCCAGATGCCGCACCACGGGAGTGCCCGGGAGACGTTCTCCCGCAACTTCATCCAGCAGCTCAACCCGAACATCGTCCTTGCCAGCGTCGTCGGGCAGAACAGCGACAACTGTCCCAACCGCCCCCTGCTCCAACACTACGAGCAGTTCGCGGATGCGCTGCCCCAGCAGGCGTCCAACACATTTTCGTGCTGGGACGTGACGAAGGTGCCCACCGGGAAGCGCGACTCGAATGGCAACATGATTGACGACGACATCCCGACCTTCGTCACGATGACGACGACCCAGAAGCTGTGGACCACCGAACTCGGCTTGGTGGAGATAGAGCTCGACAGCAACGGCACGGAGGTGTCGTGA